The Malus sylvestris chromosome 12, drMalSylv7.2, whole genome shotgun sequence genome contains a region encoding:
- the LOC126594469 gene encoding ankyrin repeat-containing protein BDA1-like isoform X1, with amino-acid sequence MEITRHDEDEVYEASRTGSVESLNRLIVKDPDILWRISLQTGKIGTPLHVSALHGHTEFTKALCTNNPKLAEGVDADRRTPLHLASAKGHKETVDALLSVYAGACSNFDENGRIPLHYAAMRGEVEVLQKLIDENPGSIYAKVKNRSKETVLHLCIIHNQLECLKLLVERLLVERDGNGEFLNSRAGCDGGVTILHLALMLRQIKTIRYLLSVDAIRAEATGVNGMSLTMFDILEYSSVAREDFSRSLEIQQILMDAGLIRRQNNENPNSADAAAAVAVSPNPRRVKEKKKESKPTGWFRGKLMKWLRDPHKWAKETRSSLMIVSTVISAMTFQAVVNPPGGVLEDKDTKTISEVAIYFFPAFIGCNTISFLASLTVTLLLIVRFPLHNKLCTWLLSISVQVTIAFLALTYLMVLLLYNTKYGNFYSMRISGYFIFLWIVLLVIGVVIHAIRFLLWVMKWLLPKSSKSTSGLKNMNTTGSLSRTDSTHFEENDVPAVV; translated from the exons atggagaTCACGCGGCATGATGAAGATGAAGTGTACGAGGCATCACGGACCGGGAGTGTAGAATCCTTAAACAGGTTGATCGTAAAAGACCCAGATATTCTATGGAGAATATCCCTGCAGACCGGCAAAATCGGAACCCCCTTGCATGTTTCGGCTTTGCACGGCCACACTGAGTTTACCAAAGCCCTTTGCACTAACAATCCCAAACTTGCAGAGGGGGTGGACGCCGATAGACGCACGCCCCTGCACTTGGCTTCTGCTAAGGGCCACAAGGAGACCGTCGACGCTTTGTTATCTGTGTATGCTGGTGCGTGCTcgaattttgatgaaaatggaAGAATCCCTCTTCACTATGCAGCCATGAGAGGAGAAGTTGAGGTGCTCCAGAAGTTGATTGATGAAAATCCTGGGTCCATTTATGCCAAAGTTAAAAACAGATCGAAAGAAACAGTTTTGCACTTGTGTATTATACACAACCAGTTAGAGTGCTTGAAACTGTTGGTTGAAAGACTGTTGGTTGAAAGAGACGGCAATGGTGAGTTCCTCAACTCAAGAGCTGGCTGTGATGGTGGTGTGACCATCCTGCACTTAGCTTTGATGCTAAGGCAAATTAAG ACTATACGTTACCTGCTTTCCGTTGATGCTATAAGAGCAGAAGCAACTGGTGTGAATGGGATGTCTCTGACCATGTTCGATATCTTAGAGTACAGCAGCGTTGCAAGAGAGGACTTTAGCAGAAGCTTAGAAATTCAACAGATTTTGATGGACGCAGGATTAATCAGaagacaaaataatgaaaatcctAACTCAGCTGATGCCGCTGCTGCTGTTGCTGTATCGCCAAATCCAAGAAGGGTgaaggagaaaaagaaggaatCAAAGCCAACAGGGTGGTTCCGGGGAAAATTGATGAAATGGTTAAGAGATCCGCATAAATGGGCGAAGGAGACACGTAGCTCTCTGATGATTGTGTCTACGGTGATCTCGGCCATGACTTTTCAAGCCGTAGTCAATCCACCCGGTGGTGTTTTGGAAGATAAGGATACAAAAACTATCTCAGAAGTTGCCATATATTTCTTCCCCGCTTTCATAGGATGCAATACCATCTCGTTCCTTGCTTCTTTGACTGTCACCCTTTTGCTCATTGTTCGATTTCCTCTCCACAATAAGTTGTGCACGTGGCTCTTATCGATATCCGTGCAGGTCACTATTGCATTCTTGGCACTCACTTACCTAATGGTGCTGTTGTTGTACAACACTAAGTACGGTAATTTCTATTCAATGCGCATTTCCGGGTATTTCATATTTCTTTGGATTGTGTTGCTGGTCATAGGCGTCGTAATTCACGCTATCCGGTTTCTTCTCTGGGTGATGAAGTGGTTGCTGCCCAAGTCCTCCAAGTCAACATCAGGTCTCAAGAACATGAACACTACTGGCTCCCTTTCACGTACCGATTCAACGCATTTTGAAGAGAATGATGTGCCTGCAGTTGTGTGA
- the LOC126594469 gene encoding ankyrin repeat-containing protein BDA1-like isoform X2 has product MEITRHDEDEVYEASRTGSVESLNRLIVKDPDILWRISLQTGKIGTPLHVSALHGHTEFTKALCTNNPKLAEGVDADRRTPLHLASAKGHKETVDALLSVYAGACSNFDENGRIPLHYAAMRGEVEVLQKLIDENPGSIYAKVKNRSKETVLHLCIIHNQLECLKLLVERLLVERDGNGEFLNSRAGCDGGVTILHLALMLRQIKTIRYLLSVDAIRAEATGVNGMSLTMFDILEYSSVAREDFSRSLEIQQILMDAGLIRRQNNENPNSADAAAAVAVSPNPRRVKEKKKESKPTGWFRGKLMKWLRDPHKWAKETRSSLMIVSTVISAMTFQAVVNPPGGVLEDKDTKTISEVAIYFFPAFIGCNTISFLASLTVTLLLIVRFPLHNKLCTWLLSISVQVTIAFLALTYLMVLLLYNTNGCCPSPPSQHQVSRT; this is encoded by the exons atggagaTCACGCGGCATGATGAAGATGAAGTGTACGAGGCATCACGGACCGGGAGTGTAGAATCCTTAAACAGGTTGATCGTAAAAGACCCAGATATTCTATGGAGAATATCCCTGCAGACCGGCAAAATCGGAACCCCCTTGCATGTTTCGGCTTTGCACGGCCACACTGAGTTTACCAAAGCCCTTTGCACTAACAATCCCAAACTTGCAGAGGGGGTGGACGCCGATAGACGCACGCCCCTGCACTTGGCTTCTGCTAAGGGCCACAAGGAGACCGTCGACGCTTTGTTATCTGTGTATGCTGGTGCGTGCTcgaattttgatgaaaatggaAGAATCCCTCTTCACTATGCAGCCATGAGAGGAGAAGTTGAGGTGCTCCAGAAGTTGATTGATGAAAATCCTGGGTCCATTTATGCCAAAGTTAAAAACAGATCGAAAGAAACAGTTTTGCACTTGTGTATTATACACAACCAGTTAGAGTGCTTGAAACTGTTGGTTGAAAGACTGTTGGTTGAAAGAGACGGCAATGGTGAGTTCCTCAACTCAAGAGCTGGCTGTGATGGTGGTGTGACCATCCTGCACTTAGCTTTGATGCTAAGGCAAATTAAG ACTATACGTTACCTGCTTTCCGTTGATGCTATAAGAGCAGAAGCAACTGGTGTGAATGGGATGTCTCTGACCATGTTCGATATCTTAGAGTACAGCAGCGTTGCAAGAGAGGACTTTAGCAGAAGCTTAGAAATTCAACAGATTTTGATGGACGCAGGATTAATCAGaagacaaaataatgaaaatcctAACTCAGCTGATGCCGCTGCTGCTGTTGCTGTATCGCCAAATCCAAGAAGGGTgaaggagaaaaagaaggaatCAAAGCCAACAGGGTGGTTCCGGGGAAAATTGATGAAATGGTTAAGAGATCCGCATAAATGGGCGAAGGAGACACGTAGCTCTCTGATGATTGTGTCTACGGTGATCTCGGCCATGACTTTTCAAGCCGTAGTCAATCCACCCGGTGGTGTTTTGGAAGATAAGGATACAAAAACTATCTCAGAAGTTGCCATATATTTCTTCCCCGCTTTCATAGGATGCAATACCATCTCGTTCCTTGCTTCTTTGACTGTCACCCTTTTGCTCATTGTTCGATTTCCTCTCCACAATAAGTTGTGCACGTGGCTCTTATCGATATCCGTGCAGGTCACTATTGCATTCTTGGCACTCACTTACCTAATGGTGCTGTTGTTGTACAACACTAA TGGTTGCTGCCCAAGTCCTCCAAGTCAACATCAGGTCTCAAGAACATGA